The Toxorhynchites rutilus septentrionalis strain SRP chromosome 3, ASM2978413v1, whole genome shotgun sequence genome includes a region encoding these proteins:
- the LOC129773808 gene encoding uncharacterized protein LOC129773808, which yields MSERLCQILKLKRRVVNIPICGVGQSESRAKHSVNAVISSRTSDYSMEMRFLILQRLTSELPVVNVPVSHWKIPTDLQLADPGFNNCGKIVLIIGAEHFFSFLYERKRKRILLGPELPLLIDTVFGWIVTGKVADARNHSINCYVAATTDNLEGVLEKFWKIDSMEDHHPWSKEEQDCEAHFVHTHERAEDGRYIVRLPRHVSFDWMVGESESMALNRFRKLEQKLGKNQVIKEQYHSFMREYLAMGHMRKVSVEDTSTAKFGTAERKAYYLPHHAVLKHASTTTKLRVVFDGSACTDSGYSLNDALMKGPILQDELLTLLLRFRKHQVALVGDIEKMYRQVRIHNEDTVFQRIFWRFSVEDPIEIYELLTVTYALTPSSFLATRVIKQLAIDEIGNHPEACAALERDMYVDDYIGGAASVESACYLRKEMDILTSKSGFPLRKWCSNRAEVLVGIPIDQLGTSLTISFDLDPEERIKALGITWEPESDQLRFVYNIDGSESAWTRRRILSAIARLFVPFDSIDFTGGNNRKNDHAGVGITANELG from the coding sequence ATGAGTGAGCGATTGTGCCAAATTTTGAAGCTCAAGCGACGGGTAGTAAATATCCCTATTTGTGGAGTTGGGCAATCAGAATCGAGGGCCAAGCATTCGGTGAACGCAGTTATCAGCTCCAGAACTAGCGACTATTCGATGGAAATGAGATTTTTAATATTACAACGCTTGACATCAGAGTTACCAGTAGTAAACGTACCGGTATCGCACTGGAAGATCCCTACCGACTTACAATTGGCTGACCCAGGTTTTAACAATTGCGGTAAAATTGTCCTTATCATCGGGGCTGAACACTTCTTCAGCTTCCTGTACGAAAGAAAGCGAAAACGAATTTTGTTAGGTCCAGAACTTCCGCTGTTGATTGATACAGTTTTTGGGTGGATAGTAACAGGGAAGGTTGCTGATGCAAGAAACCATTCAATTAACTGCTATGTGGCCGCAACGACTGATAATTTGGAAGGTGTTTTAGAGAAGTTTTGGAAGATTGATAGCATGGAGGACCACCATCCGTGGTCTAAGGAAGAGCAGGATTGTGAGGCTCATTTCGTGCATACCCACGAGCGAGCAGAGGATGGACGATATATTGTGCGGTTACCAAGGCATGTCAGTTTTGACTGGATGGTTGGAGAATCTGAGTCCATGGCATTAAACCGTTTTAGGAAACTCGaacaaaaattaggaaaaaatcaagTTATAAAGGAGCAATATCATTCATTTATGCGAGAATATTTGGCCATGGGCCATATGAGAAAGGTTTCCGTGGAGGATACAAGCACGGCTAAATTCGGAACAGCGGAAAGAAAGGCATATTATTTACCCCATCATGCAGTACTGAAACATGCTAGCACAACCACTAAATTACGTGTTGTATTCGATGGGTCGGCATGTACCGATAGTGGATATTCGTTAAACGATGCGCTCATGAAAGGTCCTATCCTACAGGATGAACTGCTTACACTTCTTCTTCGCTTCCGCAAACATCAAGTCGCGTTAGTTGGAGACATCGAAAAGATGTATCGGCAAGTACGGATTCATAACGAGGACACGGTATTTCAACGGATTTTTTGGAGGTTTTCGGTGGAAGATCCCATCGAAATATACGAGCTACTCACTGTAACATACGCATTGACACCGTCATCGTTTCTGGCAACACGTGTAATCAAACAATTAGCAATCGATGAGATTGGAAATCATCCTGAGGCATGTGCAGCCTTGGAACGGGACATGTATGTAGATGACTACATTGGTGGAGCTGCATCGGTTGAGAGCGCATGCTATCTGCGCAAGGAAATGGATATTCTAACATCCAAGAGTGGATTTCCTCTACGAAAATGGTGTTCGAACCGCGCAGAGGTTCTAGTTGGGATTCCAATAGATCAATTAGGGACCAGTCTGACTATAAGTTTTGACTTGGATCCCGAGGAGAGGATCAAGGCACTTGGAATCACATGGGAACCTGAATCGGATCAGCTTCGATTCGTATACAATATCGATGGTAGCGAGAGCGCTTGGACCAGACGCCGTATTTTATCGGCCATTGCAAGGCTCTTCGTTCCATTTGATTCCATTGATTTCACCGGTGGTAATAACCGCAAAAATGATCATGCAGGAGTTGGCATTACTGCAAACGAATTGGGATAA